The proteins below come from a single Methanothermobacter sp. genomic window:
- a CDS encoding thiamine pyrophosphate-dependent enzyme, whose product MKPEDYDLDVDVAWCPGCGNFSILRALKMALAELDIPPERLVLVSGIGQAGKLPQYLKCNYFNGLHGRSLPAAVAIKAVNPELTVIDVSGDGCMYGEGGNHFIHNIRRNPDITNIVHNNMVYGLTKGQASPTSQPGFRTPVQVHGVFEEPFNPLAVAISLGATFVARAFAGDIERTRDILVEAIRHHGYALVDIFQPCVTFNRVNTFQWFRENTYYTDHDTSDRTLAFEKSLEGYGSGKFPLGVIYRADGGATFEENLSIYSDDKTPLWKRRHDPGKLKTLLESKMML is encoded by the coding sequence ATGAAACCAGAGGACTATGACCTTGATGTGGATGTGGCATGGTGTCCTGGTTGCGGTAACTTTTCGATTCTCCGGGCCCTCAAGATGGCCCTTGCAGAGCTTGATATACCACCTGAGAGGCTGGTGCTTGTCTCAGGTATAGGCCAGGCAGGTAAGCTCCCCCAGTACCTCAAGTGTAACTACTTCAACGGTCTCCATGGGAGGTCCCTCCCGGCTGCTGTGGCAATAAAGGCTGTGAACCCTGAACTCACAGTTATCGATGTTAGCGGTGATGGCTGCATGTACGGTGAGGGCGGCAACCACTTCATCCACAACATAAGGAGGAACCCTGATATAACAAACATCGTCCATAACAATATGGTCTATGGTCTCACAAAGGGGCAGGCATCCCCCACCAGTCAGCCGGGCTTCAGGACACCTGTGCAGGTTCACGGTGTCTTTGAGGAGCCCTTCAATCCCCTTGCAGTGGCAATCTCCCTGGGGGCCACCTTCGTTGCCCGGGCCTTTGCAGGTGATATTGAGAGGACCCGGGACATTCTCGTTGAGGCCATCAGACACCATGGTTATGCTCTCGTGGACATCTTCCAGCCCTGTGTGACCTTCAACCGTGTCAACACGTTCCAGTGGTTCCGTGAGAACACCTACTACACTGACCATGACACCTCAGACAGGACGCTTGCCTTTGAGAAGTCCCTTGAGGGTTACGGTTCAGGGAAGTTTCCGCTGGGTGTGATCTACCGTGCTGATGGTGGAGCCACATTCGAGGAGAACCTCAGTAT
- a CDS encoding 2-oxoacid:acceptor oxidoreductase subunit alpha: MKEVKDDVALVLCGEAGQGIQTVEALLIRAFSATGYHIFSSKEYMSRVRGGENSTLIRVSSGPVRAFVDRIDVLFALSPGAVDHLRERINGTLIIADESFGEEDAVGLPILEEAEKLGGRIFANVVAAGAAARLFRVEESVFDDAVRALFERKGPEILDADLRAGRKGYELGEELKEHLKVSVEPDPSVRKHVILNGTEAVGLGCIAGGCRFMSSYPMTPSSPLQIFIAENADEFDMVFEQAEDEIAAINMCLGASYAGARSLVATSGSGFALMEEAVGLAGMIETPVVIYIGQRPGPAVGLPTRTAQEDLNLALYSGPGEFARAIFAPGKLEDAPEIAAHAFNLADRYQIPVFILSDQYLADLYYNLPEPEISVEPEYHIIETDASYRRFRFTEDGISPRGIPGYGSGLVRVDSDEHDEDGFITEDLDVRRRMVEKRNLRLQMLRDDALPPEVWGDDSSAVICWGSTYWPVREAIESSDAEVTMVHFSQVYPLAPDTRELLESFDVTAVVENNYRGQFADLLKLEAGFEVDHRLNRYNGMPFSVEEIRKFIGEVFA, from the coding sequence ATGAAAGAGGTCAAGGATGATGTTGCACTGGTCCTCTGCGGTGAGGCAGGGCAGGGGATACAGACCGTTGAGGCACTCCTTATAAGGGCCTTCAGTGCCACCGGCTACCATATATTCTCCTCCAAGGAGTACATGTCCCGTGTGCGTGGCGGTGAAAACTCCACCCTGATAAGGGTCTCATCAGGGCCTGTGAGGGCCTTTGTGGACCGTATCGATGTCCTCTTTGCGCTGAGCCCAGGGGCGGTGGACCACCTTAGGGAGAGAATCAACGGGACACTGATTATTGCAGATGAGAGCTTCGGGGAGGAAGATGCCGTGGGCCTGCCCATACTTGAGGAGGCTGAGAAGCTAGGTGGACGGATATTCGCCAATGTTGTGGCTGCAGGCGCCGCAGCCCGTCTCTTTAGGGTAGAAGAGAGTGTCTTTGATGATGCTGTAAGGGCACTGTTTGAGCGGAAGGGGCCTGAGATCCTCGATGCAGACCTGAGGGCTGGCAGAAAGGGGTATGAACTTGGTGAGGAACTAAAAGAGCACCTGAAAGTTTCTGTTGAACCGGACCCCTCTGTCAGGAAACACGTAATTCTTAACGGTACTGAGGCCGTGGGCCTCGGGTGTATAGCAGGGGGGTGCAGGTTCATGTCATCCTACCCCATGACCCCCTCAAGTCCCCTCCAGATATTCATTGCAGAGAATGCCGATGAATTTGACATGGTATTTGAGCAGGCCGAAGATGAGATTGCAGCCATAAACATGTGCCTTGGGGCGTCATATGCAGGTGCCAGGTCACTTGTTGCAACCTCAGGGAGTGGTTTTGCCCTCATGGAGGAGGCTGTGGGCCTTGCAGGGATGATAGAGACCCCTGTGGTGATATATATCGGTCAAAGGCCGGGGCCGGCGGTTGGTCTCCCCACGAGGACGGCCCAGGAGGACCTGAACCTGGCCCTCTACTCTGGACCAGGGGAGTTTGCAAGGGCCATATTCGCCCCTGGAAAACTGGAGGATGCACCTGAAATAGCGGCCCATGCATTCAACCTTGCAGACAGGTACCAGATACCCGTCTTCATACTCTCAGACCAGTACCTGGCAGACCTCTACTACAACCTCCCTGAACCCGAAATCAGCGTGGAGCCAGAGTATCATATCATAGAGACGGATGCCAGTTACAGGAGGTTCAGATTCACCGAGGACGGTATCTCCCCCCGGGGGATTCCAGGCTACGGCTCTGGACTTGTACGTGTCGATTCAGATGAACATGATGAGGACGGCTTCATAACAGAGGACCTCGATGTAAGAAGGAGGATGGTTGAGAAGAGGAATCTGCGCCTTCAAATGCTCAGGGATGATGCACTCCCACCTGAGGTCTGGGGTGACGACTCCAGTGCAGTGATATGCTGGGGTTCCACCTACTGGCCTGTGAGGGAGGCCATTGAGTCATCTGATGCCGAGGTCACCATGGTGCATTTCAGTCAGGTCTACCCCCTGGCACCTGATACCCGTGAGCTTCTAGAGTCATTTGATGTGACAGCTGTCGTTGAGAACAACTACCGGGGACAGTTTGCTGATCTCCTTAAACTTGAGGCCGGCTTTGAGGTTGACCATCGACTCAATAGGTACAATGGTATGCCCTTCAGTGTTGAGGAGATAAGAAAATTCATAGGGGAGGTTTTTGCATGA
- the msrA gene encoding peptide-methionine (S)-S-oxide reductase MsrA: MGRYKKATFGAGCFWGVEDAFRRVRGVVSTRVGYMGGHMENPTYEDVCTGLTGHAEVVEVTFDPDIVSYSDLLDVFWSIHDPTSLNRQGPDVGEQYRSVIFYHDDEQRRLAVESRRKLEESGRFRGRIVTAIEPATTFYEAEDYHQQYLEKNRERRCYLRRLI; encoded by the coding sequence ATGGGAAGATATAAAAAGGCCACCTTCGGTGCCGGATGCTTCTGGGGAGTTGAGGATGCCTTCAGGAGAGTCAGGGGTGTCGTATCCACCCGTGTGGGGTACATGGGGGGCCACATGGAAAACCCCACCTATGAGGATGTATGCACCGGACTTACAGGGCACGCCGAGGTTGTTGAGGTCACCTTTGACCCTGACATTGTAAGTTACAGTGACCTCCTCGATGTCTTCTGGAGTATCCATGACCCCACAAGCCTCAACAGGCAGGGGCCGGACGTGGGTGAGCAGTACCGTTCGGTGATATTCTACCATGACGATGAGCAGAGGAGGCTGGCAGTGGAGTCAAGGAGGAAGCTTGAGGAGTCCGGGAGGTTCAGGGGGAGGATCGTGACGGCCATTGAACCGGCAACTACCTTCTATGAGGCCGAGGACTACCACCAGCAGTACCTTGAGAAGAACAGGGAGCGAAGGTGCTATCTCAGGAGGCTAATCTGA
- a CDS encoding class III signal peptide-containing protein, translating into MIMKDRGGQGGAEYILLFAAIIIIAVAALYIYSSYFKVSGNETVEVKLTITNIGPSKSVFIYEANNTTGGGSRHIISGDPGNYFFLLQPGSSRTFNLGRMSAGTSFTIEGGVGDPRRGADDLKGIGQVGRWTLSIGNQTYSWTIRGPFDYRKNPTGSVLMSFSIAGGGGSPFRFTADQAQVRGNVSR; encoded by the coding sequence ATGATAATGAAGGATAGAGGTGGACAGGGGGGTGCGGAGTACATACTTCTTTTTGCAGCCATCATAATAATAGCGGTTGCAGCCCTCTACATATACAGCTCCTACTTCAAGGTTTCAGGGAATGAGACAGTTGAGGTGAAGCTCACCATAACCAACATAGGCCCATCAAAAAGCGTCTTTATCTATGAGGCCAATAACACCACTGGTGGCGGAAGCAGGCACATCATATCAGGGGATCCCGGAAACTATTTCTTCCTTCTCCAGCCAGGGTCAAGCAGAACCTTCAACCTCGGCCGTATGAGTGCCGGAACCAGCTTCACGATTGAGGGTGGTGTCGGTGATCCCCGGAGAGGTGCGGATGACCTCAAGGGCATAGGTCAAGTGGGGAGGTGGACACTGAGCATAGGAAACCAGACCTACTCCTGGACCATCAGAGGACCATTCGACTACCGTAAGAACCCCACTGGAAGTGTCCTCATGTCATTCTCCATAGCAGGGGGCGGAGGCTCACCCTTCAGGTTCACCGCAGACCAGGCCCAGGTGCGGGGTAACGTATCAAGGTAG